Proteins from a single region of Anastrepha ludens isolate Willacy chromosome 5, idAnaLude1.1, whole genome shotgun sequence:
- the LOC128863914 gene encoding phospholipase A1-like, giving the protein MKTAIVLLLAVGAAVATPIAEQRISGEGGWYVPQLDGSLQWMTEAEAEALSETPTGRASATLYFHLYTRENPTTADTLDADDTESLQKSHFNKDYPTIIIIHGWQSNGNTALTTLIRDAYFSKGYYNIISVDWSDKAQSLNYAASSLRVPGVGKQVAGLIDFLYTDGGLSFESLHLIGHSLGAHISGYAGKNVKYGRIQQITGLDPALPLFSYDEPAKRLNQNDAAYVESIQTNGGTLGFLKPIGKGAFYPNGGKSQPGCGIDLVGSCAHSRSYIYYAEAIGSDNFPSIKCGDYEAAVSKSCGQTYSSTRMAATSNFVSANGDFYVPVNKKTPFGKGS; this is encoded by the exons ATGAAGACAGCGATCGTTTTATTACTCGCAGTTGGGGCAG CTGTGGCCACCCCTATTGCTGAGCAGAGAATATCCGGCGAAGGTGGTTGGTATGTGCCACAACTGGATGGATCTTTGCAGTGGATGACTGAGGCTGAAGCCGAGGCATTGAGTGAAACACCAACCGGCCGTGCCTCTGCTACACTTTATTTCCATTTGTACACCCGCGAGAACCCAACTACTGCGGATACTCTGGACGCCGATGACACCGAATCTTTGCAGAAATCCCACTTCAACAAAGATTATCCCACAATAATCATTATTCATGGTTGGCAATCCAACGGAAACACCGCTTTGACAACATTGATCCGTGATGCGTATTTCTCCAAGGGTTATTACAACATTATTTCAGTAGACTGGAGCGACAAGGCGCAAAGTCTCAATTATGCTGCCTCTTCGTTGCGTGTTCCTGGTGTTGGTAAACAAGTAGCTGGATTGATTGACTTTTTGTACACGGACGGTGGTTTATCATTCGAGTCCTTGCATTTAATTGGTCACAGTTTGGGTGCTCATATATCCGGTTATGCAGGAAAGAATGTGAAATATGGACGCATTCAGCAAATTACTGGGTTGGATCCTGCTTTACCATTGTTCAGTTATGATGAGCCCGCAAAGCGTTTGAACCAAAATGATGCCGCCTATGTTGAGTCCATCCAGACTAATGGTGGTACTTTAGGTTTCTTGAAACCAATTGGCAAAGGAGCTTTCTATCCCAACGGTGGCAAGAGTCAACCAGGTTGTGGCATTGATCTTGTCGGTTCGTGCGCTCACTCACGCTCATACATTTACTACGCCGAAGCTATTGGCAGCGATAATTTCCCATCTATAAAGTGCGGTGATTATGAAGCGGCTGTTAGCAAGTCTTGTGGTCAAACTTATTCTTCGACTCGCATGGCCGCCACCAGTAACTTCGTCAGTGCTAATGGTGATTTCTATGTTCCAGTGAACAAGAAGACTCCCTTCGGTAAGGGTAGCTAA
- the LOC128863911 gene encoding phospholipase A1 VesT1.02-like, translated as MKSMIVLLLAVAAALAIPISDEKVSGEGGWYVPQLNGSLQWMTEEEAEALSETPTSRSTTRVYYYLYTNENPTTADMLVTDDTESLQKSHFNKNNPTKIIIHGWQSNAKSDLITLIRDAYLSKGDYNIIAVDWSDKAETINYIVSASHVAEVGAQVAGFIDFLYQEGGLSFETLHVIGHSLGAHISGFAGKNVEYGTIERITGLDPALPLFSYDKPAKRLNQNDAAYVESIQTCGGRLGFLKPIGKGAFYPNGGKSQPGCGIDLVGTCAHSRSYIYFAEAVRKDDFPCMKCGDWEKAVENNCGVSYSSIRMAAHSNYVNAFGDFYVPVNKVAPYGRGG; from the exons ATGAAGTCAATGATCGTTTTACTACTCGCAGTTGCAGCAG CTTTGGCCATCCCTATTTCCGACGAAAAGGTATCCGGTGAAGGTGGTTGGTATGTGCCACAACTGAATGGATCCTTGCAGTGGATGACTGAGGAGGAAGCCGAGGCATTGAGCGAAACACCAACCAGCCGTAGCACTACTCGGGTTTATTACTATTTGTACACGAACGAGAACCCTACCACTGCAGATATGCTTGTTACAGATGACACCGAATCTTTGCAGAAATCccacttcaataaaaataatcctaCAAAAATCATTATTCATGGTTGGCAATCCAACGCAAAATCCGATTTGATAACATTGATCCGTGATGCGTATTTGTCCAAGGGTGATTACAATATTATTGCAGTAGACTGGAGTGACAAGGCGGAAACTATTAATTATATTGTCTCGGCGTCGCATGTTGCTGAGGTTGGTGCACAAGTTGCTGGATTTATTGACTTTTTGTACCAGGAAGGTGGCTTATCATTCGAGACCTTGCATGTAATTGGTCACAGTTTGGGTGCTCATATATCCGGTTTTGCTGGAAAGAATGTGGAATATGGAACCATTGAGCGAATTACAGGTTTGGATCCTGCCTTACCGTTGTTCAGTTATGACAAGCCCGCAAAGCGTTTGAACCAAAATGATGCCGCCTATGTTGAGTCCATCCAAACTTGCGGTGGTAGGTTGGGTTTCTTGAAACCAATTGGCAAAGGAGCTTTCTATCCCAACGGTGGCAAGAGTCAACCTGGTTGTGGCATTGATCTTGTCGGTACGTGCGCTCACTCACGCTCATACATATACTTTGCTGAAGCTGTTCGGAAGGATGATTTCCCATGTATGAAGTGCGGTGATTGGGAAAAGGCTGTCGAAAATAATTGTGGTGTGAGTTATTCTTCAATTCGCATGGCCGCCCACAGTAACTACGTCAATGCTTTTGGTGATTTCTACGTTCCCGTAAACAAAGTGGCCCCCTATGGCAGGGGTGGATAA
- the LOC128863912 gene encoding phospholipase A1-like produces the protein MKTAIVLLLAVAAAVATPIAEQRISGEGGWYVPQLDGSLQWMTEAEAEALSETPTSRASATLYFHLYTRENPTTADTLDADDIESLQKSHFNKDYPTVIIIHGWQSDSDSDLTTLIRDAYFSKGDYNIISVDWSDKAQSLNYAASSLRVPGVGKQVAGLIDFLYTDGGLSFESLHLIGHSLGAHISGYAGKNVKYGRIQQITGLDPALPLFSYDEPAKRLNQNDAAYVESIQTNGGTLGFLKPIGKGAFYPNGGKSQPGCGIDLVGSCAHSRSYIYYAEAIGSDNFPSIKCGDYEAAVSKSCGQTYSSTRMAATSNFVSANGDFYVPVNKKTPFGKGS, from the exons ATGAAGACAGCGATCGTTTTACTACTAGCAGTTGCAGCAG CTGTGGCCACCCCTATTGCTGAGCAGAGAATATCCGGCGAAGGTGGTTGGTATGTGCCACAACTGGATGGATCTTTGCAGTGGATGACTGAGGCTGAAGCCGAGGCATTGAGTGAAACACCAACCAGCCGTGCCTCTGCTACACTTTATTTCCATTTGTACACCCGCGAGAACCCAACTACTGCGGATACTCTGGACGCCGATGACATCGAATCTTTGCAGAAATCCCACTTCAACAAAGATTATCCCACAGTAATCATTATTCATGGTTGGCAATCCGACTCTGATTCCGATTTGACAACATTGATACGTGATGCGTATTTCTCCAAGGGTGATTACAACATTATTTCAGTAGACTGGAGCGACAAGGCGCAAAGTCTCAATTATGCTGCCTCTTCGTTGCGTGTTCCTGGTGTTGGTAAACAAGTAGCTGGATTGATTGACTTTTTGTACACGGACGGTGGTTTATCATTCGAGTCCTTGCATTTAATTGGTCACAGTTTGGGTGCTCATATATCCGGTTATGCAGGAAAGAATGTGAAATATGGACGCATTCAGCAAATTACTGGGTTGGATCCTGCTTTACCATTGTTCAGTTATGATGAGCCCGCAAAGCGTTTGAACCAAAATGATGCCGCCTATGTTGAGTCCATCCAGACTAATGGTGGTACTTTAGGTTTCTTGAAACCAATTGGCAAAGGAGCTTTCTATCCCAACGGTGGCAAGAGTCAACCTGGTTGTGGCATTGATCTTGTCGGTTCGTGCGCTCACTCACGCTCATACATTTACTACGCCGAAGCTATTGGCAGCGATAATTTCCCATCTATAAAGTGCGGTGATTATGAAGCGGCTGTTAGCAAGTCTTGTGGTCAAACTTATTCTTCGACTCGCATGGCCGCCACCAGTAACTTCGTCAGTGCTAATGGTGATTTCTATGTTCCAGTGAACAAGAAGACTCCCTTCGGTAAGGGTAGCTAA